From the genome of Anaerobranca gottschalkii DSM 13577:
AAGCTTTGTGAATATGTAGAAAATCTAAGTAAACCTTAGATTAACTTTGTCATGTAAGTAAAGGTCTCCCGAGGGAGACCTTATTTTTTTGGAGGTGTGGGTCTAATGGAAGGAAAAGGTTTGTTGTTGACAGGTGGTAAAGTATACAAAGGGGGGAGATTTGAGGAATTAGATTTACTTATCCAAGGGGGAGTAATAAAGAAATTAGCTAAAGGAATCCCACCAATGCCCCACTATGAGATAGTAGACGTTACCGGAAAAATAATCTGTCCTGGGTTTGTAGATATTCACTGCCACTTAAGGACACCGGGACAAGAATACAAAGAAGATATAAAGACCGGGACAATGGCTGCAGTCAGGGGAGGATTTACCAGGGTATTTACAATGGCAAATACAGAACCGGTGATCGATGAACTAGAGATAGTGGAAAGCCTTTTAGAAAGGATTAAAAAGGAAGGCCACTGTCATGTTGAAGTAATCGCTGCAGTAACTAAAGGGTTAAAGGGCAGGGAACTGGTGGACTTTGAGAAATTAGCACCAAAAGTTGTGGCATTTTCCGATGATGGTAAAGGAATACAGCAGGGGGAGATTATGGCACAAGGGTTAAAGAAATGTAAAGAGTTAGGTAAAATCATCATCAGTCATTGTGAATTTGAAGGAGACCTTCCAGAAAGTGAAAAGGAATGGAGGATGGTTGAAAGGGATGTCAATTTAGCAAAGTTTTGGGATGCTAAAATCCATATTGCCCATGTCAGTACCAGAGAAAGTGTGAAAATAATTGAAAAGGCTAAGGAAAAGGGAATCAAAATAACGGCAGAAGCTTGTCCCCATCACTTTTTACTAACTGAAGATGAAATTTTAAACTCGGGAACTAATGGTAAAGTAAATCCACCATTAAAAGGGGAAAAGGATCGGAAAAAGGTTTTAGAAGGTGTTAAAAGGGGAATTATCGATTGCTTAGCAACTGACCATGCACCCCACAGTGAAAAGGAAAAAAATCTACCCTTTAAATATGCGGCAATGGGAATGGTAGGCCTTGAAACGGCTGTCCCTTTAACCTTAAACTTAGTAAACACCGGTGTCCTAAAACTAGAAAGGGTTATCGAAGCCTTTGGAGAAAAGCCCTACGAAATTTTTAATATACCGGGAGGGAAGATAGAAGAAGGTATAGAGGGAAATTTGACAGTACTAGATATGGAAAAGGAATTCTCAATAGACAAAGAAGTTTTTTATTCCAAGGGAAGAAATACCCCCTTTAATGGCTGGAAAGGTAAGGGAGATGTTTTTCTGACGGTAGTAGCTGGAGAGATAAAATACAGAGGAGCTGAGTAAAATGTTTGTTCAAAAATTATTACAGGAAATTAAAAGTAAAGGAAATTCTTGTGTTGTAGGTTTAGATCCCACCTTGGAGATGATGCCAGATAAACTGAAAAGGAAATATTTGCTAAAAGGAAGTATGGAAGAAATAGCCCAAATGTTTTGGGAATTTAACAAAACTATAATTGATTATACATCAGAGTTAACTCCATGTATCAAAGTTCAAATTGCCTTTTATGAACGGTATGGACTGCCGGGGCTAGAGGTATTTTACAAAACACTGGATTATGGTAAGAAAAAGGGGTTAATGACCATCGCTGATGTAAAAAGGGGGGATATCGGTTCTACTGCAAAGGCCTATGCCCAGGGATTTTTGACAAATTCCAGTATCGATAGTATTACAGTAAACCCCTATTTCGGCAGTGATGGCCTATTGCCCTTTGTAGAAGAAACAAAAGGCGGAGAAAAGGGGCTGTTTATCTTAGTCAAAACATCTAATCCTTCTTCAAAGGAATTGCAAGATTTAAAAACAGAAGATGGCCAATTTATCTACGAAAAAGTAGCGGACTTAGTTAGCAGTTTTGCAGGGGATTACACTGAGTTTTCCCACATAGGCTCGGTGGTGGGAGGAACCCACAGAGAACACCTAAAAAGGTTGAGGGAAAAACTAAAGGGATTTATCTTGGTACCGGGATATGGAGCCCAAGGGGGAAAAGGGGAAGATATCAAATATGCCTTCAATTCCCAAGGATACGGAGCTTTAGTTTGTTCCTCTAGGGGGATAACAGAACATTATAAAAAGATAGGTGAAGAAAATTATGGTTTAGCAGCAAAAATCTCTTTAGAAATGATGATTGAAGACATCAACAGAGAAATAGAGAAAGGGGTAAAATAGTGAACTTTAAAGGAAAAGTAATTAGTAATGTGATGTTAACTTCCGATGTTTTCCAGTTGATAATCAAGGTTAATGGCAAAATGGATTATCAAATAGGTCAATTTGTTAACTTTTATCTTCCCCATAAGACTTTACCCCGCCCCATCTCTATAGCCGGGGGAGATGGAGAATATCTAAGATTTCTCATAAAAATAGTTGGTGAAGGAACAAAGTATTTAGGGAGATTAAGGCAGGGGGAAGAAATAAATTTACTAGGTCCTTTAGGAAGGGGATTTACACTGGAAAATACCGAGGATAAAAAGGTGGCGATAGTAGGTGGTGGAATTGGAATTGCCCCCCTTCTACCACTAGCCCGAATAAAATTTAAAGAAGCCAAATACTACTTTGGTTTTAACCAATCACAATTTGCCATAGATGATATAGGGAAAAAATACCCCTTGACAATAACCTTGGATAAAAATGGAGAAAACATAGTTGAAGCCTTTGCAAAAGACTTAGAAAGGGAAAGATTCGATTTTGTCTATTTTTGTGGTCCGGAAATAATGCTGGCAAAAATCCAAGATTTATTGGTGAATAAAGGGATTAAAGGGGAACTTTCTACAGAGGCGAAAATGGCCTGTGGTGTAGGGGGTTGCCTAGTCTGTACCTGTGCTACAGTAGATGGACACAAAAGGGTATGTAAAGATGGGCCAGTATTCAGTGTAGGGGAGGTAGTCTTTAATGGTTGATTTAAGTGTAGAGATTTTCGGCCTTAAACTTAAAAATCCCGTTACCGTAGCTTCTGGAACATATGGTTTTGGTGAAGTATATGAAAAACTTTATTCTCCTGAAGAGCTAGGGGCTATAACAACTAAAGGTCTAACCTTAGAAAAACGGGAAGGGAATAAAGGGGTAAGGTGTGTAGAGACCGCTAGTGGGATGTTGAACAGTGTAGGTTTACAAAACCCTGGGATAGATTTTTTCATTAAAGAACATTTGCCTAAGCTTAAAAAAAGGGGAATAACCGTATTTGTCAACATTGCGGGAAAAACTTTAGAAGAGTTTAAAGAATTGGCTATCAAGCTGGATAAAACAGAAGTCGATTTACTTGAGTTAAACCTATCTTGTCCCAATGTTAAAGAAGGGGGAGTAGCCTTTGGAATATCCCCTAAAAAAGTTGGGGAAATAACTAGAGAAGTAAAAAAGTTAACGAAAAAACCGGTAGTAGTTAAACTAAGTCCAAATGTCACAAATATTGTAGAAATTGCCAAAGAAGGGGAATACAATGGAGCCGATGGCTTAACCCTTATCAATACATTGCAGGGTATGGCAATCGATATTAACAGTAAAAGGCCAATCTTAGGCAATGTCTATGGAGGGTTATCTGGCCCGGCAATAAAGCCCGTTGCCCTTAGAATGGTCTATGATGTCTTTAAAAATGTAAAGATCCCCATCATCGGTATGGGTGGGATAGTAACATATAGTGATGCTGTAGAATTTATCTTAGCAGGGGCAACTATGGTAGGTATAGGAACAGGTAATTTTATCGATCCTTTAGCACCGGTTAAGATAATTGATGGGTTACAAAAATATATGGAAGAACATTCTTTTAATAAAATAGAAGAGATGGTGGGGTTAGCCCACAAAGAAAGGGGATAAAAATGGGAAATAGAGTAGAAGAAATTTTAAAAAGTTGTGGAGTTCTTTTAAAGGGGCATTTTTTACTAACTTCTGGGAAACATAGTGGAGAATACCTCCAATGTGCTAAAGTATTTCAATACCCCCACTATACCCAAGAATTAGCAGGTATGATCGCTAAAAACTATGAAAAAAACCGGATCCATGGAGTTATTGGCCCTGCAATAGGTGGAATAATTTTGGCCTATGCTGTAGCTAATGAGTTGGGAGTTCAAAATTTATTTGCCGAGCGGGAAAATGGTGTTATGACCCTTAGAAGGGGATTTAATATCGAAAAAGGACAGAGGTTTTTAGTGGTGGAAGATGTAATAACTACAGGGGGCTCGGTGAAAGAAGTAATAGATCTGGTAAAAAGTTATGGTGGTGAAGTGGTCGGGGTAGCCTCTT
Proteins encoded in this window:
- a CDS encoding dihydroorotate dehydrogenase, producing the protein MVDLSVEIFGLKLKNPVTVASGTYGFGEVYEKLYSPEELGAITTKGLTLEKREGNKGVRCVETASGMLNSVGLQNPGIDFFIKEHLPKLKKRGITVFVNIAGKTLEEFKELAIKLDKTEVDLLELNLSCPNVKEGGVAFGISPKKVGEITREVKKLTKKPVVVKLSPNVTNIVEIAKEGEYNGADGLTLINTLQGMAIDINSKRPILGNVYGGLSGPAIKPVALRMVYDVFKNVKIPIIGMGGIVTYSDAVEFILAGATMVGIGTGNFIDPLAPVKIIDGLQKYMEEHSFNKIEEMVGLAHKERG
- the pyrF gene encoding orotidine-5'-phosphate decarboxylase, with translation MFVQKLLQEIKSKGNSCVVGLDPTLEMMPDKLKRKYLLKGSMEEIAQMFWEFNKTIIDYTSELTPCIKVQIAFYERYGLPGLEVFYKTLDYGKKKGLMTIADVKRGDIGSTAKAYAQGFLTNSSIDSITVNPYFGSDGLLPFVEETKGGEKGLFILVKTSNPSSKELQDLKTEDGQFIYEKVADLVSSFAGDYTEFSHIGSVVGGTHREHLKRLREKLKGFILVPGYGAQGGKGEDIKYAFNSQGYGALVCSSRGITEHYKKIGEENYGLAAKISLEMMIEDINREIEKGVK
- a CDS encoding dihydroorotase, with translation MEGKGLLLTGGKVYKGGRFEELDLLIQGGVIKKLAKGIPPMPHYEIVDVTGKIICPGFVDIHCHLRTPGQEYKEDIKTGTMAAVRGGFTRVFTMANTEPVIDELEIVESLLERIKKEGHCHVEVIAAVTKGLKGRELVDFEKLAPKVVAFSDDGKGIQQGEIMAQGLKKCKELGKIIISHCEFEGDLPESEKEWRMVERDVNLAKFWDAKIHIAHVSTRESVKIIEKAKEKGIKITAEACPHHFLLTEDEILNSGTNGKVNPPLKGEKDRKKVLEGVKRGIIDCLATDHAPHSEKEKNLPFKYAAMGMVGLETAVPLTLNLVNTGVLKLERVIEAFGEKPYEIFNIPGGKIEEGIEGNLTVLDMEKEFSIDKEVFYSKGRNTPFNGWKGKGDVFLTVVAGEIKYRGAE
- a CDS encoding FAD-binding oxidoreductase; protein product: MNFKGKVISNVMLTSDVFQLIIKVNGKMDYQIGQFVNFYLPHKTLPRPISIAGGDGEYLRFLIKIVGEGTKYLGRLRQGEEINLLGPLGRGFTLENTEDKKVAIVGGGIGIAPLLPLARIKFKEAKYYFGFNQSQFAIDDIGKKYPLTITLDKNGENIVEAFAKDLERERFDFVYFCGPEIMLAKIQDLLVNKGIKGELSTEAKMACGVGGCLVCTCATVDGHKRVCKDGPVFSVGEVVFNG
- the pyrE gene encoding orotate phosphoribosyltransferase, whose protein sequence is MGNRVEEILKSCGVLLKGHFLLTSGKHSGEYLQCAKVFQYPHYTQELAGMIAKNYEKNRIHGVIGPAIGGIILAYAVANELGVQNLFAERENGVMTLRRGFNIEKGQRFLVVEDVITTGGSVKEVIDLVKSYGGEVVGVASLVDRSTEGRKFTEPLFSLYRKEIVTYSPENCPLCKEGIPVTKPGSRTFKN